In Polyodon spathula isolate WHYD16114869_AA chromosome 11, ASM1765450v1, whole genome shotgun sequence, one genomic interval encodes:
- the LOC121322685 gene encoding frizzled-5-like, whose protein sequence is MAPQMLKMLLFQILPWVALLFLVDLPQFASGASKEIICQEITVPMCKGIGYNLTYMPNQFNHDTQDEAGLEVHQFWPLVEIQCSPDLRFFLCSMYTPICLVDYKKPLPPCRSVCERAKTGCSPLMRQYGFGWPERMNCEKLPVLGDPDNLCMDYNRTETTTTSPLFQKPTRPPKGPLKGPGQKAADCRRQCRCREPLVQIHREAHPLYNKIKTGEVLNCAVPCYEPYFSQDERTFATFWIGLWSILCFISTFTTVATFLIDMERFKYPERPIIFLSTCYLFVSIGYIIRLIAGHASVACNKDYQHVHYDTTGPALCTVVFLLVYFFGMASSIWWVILSFTWFLAAGMKWGNEAIASYSQYFHMAAWLVPSVKSIAVLALSSVDGDPVAGICYVGNQNLDNLRGFVLAPLVVYLFTGTMFLLAGFVSLFRIRSVIKQGGTKTDKLEKLMIRIGIFTVLYTVPATIVVACYTYEQHYRESWGKALNCACPGSEAQSGPDYAVFMLKYFMCLVVGITSGVWIWSGKTVDSWRRFSSRCCRGRKPTSASMYSEASTALTARTGVASSGSYHKQVPLSHV, encoded by the coding sequence ATGGCCCCTCAGATGTTGAAGATGCTGCTTTTTCAAATCCTGCCGTGGGTTGCCCTGCTGTTCCTGGTCGACCTACCGCAGTTTGCCTCTGGGGCCTCTAAGGAGATCATATGCCAGGAAATCACGGTGCCCATGTGCAAAGGCATCGGATACAACCTGACCTACATGCCCAACCAGTTTAACCACGACACTCAGGACGAGGCTGGCCTCGAGGTGCACCAGTTCTGGCCCCTGGTTGAAATCCAGTGCTCCCCTGACCTGCGCTTCTTCTTGTGCAGCATGTACACCCCCATCTGCCTGGTGGATTACAAGAAGCCCCTGCCCCCCTGCAGGTCTGTGTGCGAGCGCGCCAAAACCGGCTGCTCCCCTCTCATGAGGCAGTACGGCTTCGGCTGGCCAGAGAGGATGAACTGTGAGAAGCTGCCGGTGTTGGGGGACCCAGATAACCTCTGCATGGACTACAACCGGACCGAGACCACCACCACCTCGCCGCTGTTTCAGAAGCCCACCCGTCCCCCAAAGGGACCCCTGAAAGGACCTGGGCAGAAGGCTGCGGATTGCAGGCGGCAGTGCCGCTGCAGGGAGCCCCTGGTTCAGATCCACCGGGAGGCCCACCCCCTCTACAACAAGATCAAGACTGGCGAGGTGCTCAACTGTGCTGTCCCCTGCTACGAGCCCTACTTCTCTCAGGACGAGCGCACGTTTGCCACCTTCTGGATCGGCCTGTGGTCCATTCTGTGCTTCAtctccaccttcaccaccgtGGCCACCTTCTTGATCGACATGGAGCGGTTCAAGTACCCGGAGCGGCCCATCATCTTCCTGTCCACCTGCTACCTCTTCGTGTCCATCGGATACATCATCAGACTGATCGCCGGGCACGCCAGCGTCGCCTGCAACAAAGACTACCAGCACGTCCACTATGACACCACCGGCCCCGCGCTCTGCACCGTCGTCTTTCTGCTGGTCTACTTCTTCGGCATGGCTAGCTCCATCTGGTGGGTCATCCTGTCCTTCACCTGGTTCCTGGCAGCTGGCATGAAGTGGGGGAATGAGGCCATCGCCAGCTACTCCCAGTATTTCCACATGGCGGCCTGGCTCGTCCCCAGCGTCAAGTCCATCGCCGTCCTGGCTCTGAGCTCCGTGGACGGGGACCCTGTGGCTGGGATCTGCTACGTGGGCAACCAGAACCTGGACAACCTGCGTGGGTTTGTGCTTGCCCCACTGGTGGTGTACCTCTTCACTGGGACCATGTTCCTGCTGGCAGGCTTTGTGTCTCTGTTCAGGATCAGGAGCGTGATCAAGCAAGGGGGAACCAAGACGGACAAGCTGGAGAAGCTGATGATCCGCATCGGCATCTTCACCGTGCTCTACACTGTCCCGGCCACCATCGTGGTGGCCTGTTACACCTACGAGCAGCACTACAGGGAGAGCTGGGGCAAGGCTCTCAACTGCGCCTGCCCAGGGAGTGAAGCCCAGTCTGGGCCTGACTATGCAGTCTTCATGCTCAAGTACTTCATGTGTCTGGTGGTGGGCATCACCTCCGGGGTGTGGATTTGGTCCGGCAAGACCGTGGACTCGTGGAGGAGGTTCAGCAGCAGGTGCTGCCGAGGCAGGAAGCCCACCAGCGCCTCCATGTACAGTGAGGCCAGCACGGCTCTGACTGCCAGGACCGGGGTGGCTAGCTCAGGCTCCTACCACAAGCAGGTGCCACTTTCTcatgtttaa